From the genome of Mycobacterium kansasii ATCC 12478:
CATTTCGACAACAATGCATACGCCCACTGCGCGAGGTCGCCCAAAAGGTTCTCGAGGAAGCCGATCGGGTTCGTGATGAAGTCCCATACATCCACCAGGATGTCGTCGATGATGTCCACCACATCCGACACGATGTCCACCACCACAGAAGCCAACAGGCTCGCCAACTTGGCTAACAGGCCGAGAAGCTGAGCGGTGTGAATCAGCGTCTCAACTGTCAAGTAGGCGAGTGCACCACCCACCACGGCCATCCCCGCAGCGCAAATCGGCGCTTGGAAGGAGGCCGACATCGCCCACCCGACAAGCGGGATGTAGGTCAGGTCCACCGCCACCGGACGCACGAACTCAAGGCCCTTCCGTACCCCGGCCAGTACGTCGCGTGTCTTCTCGACCGCGTTGGCCTGGTCCGCGATCAACTGCTGAAGCTCACGGTCCAGTTCCGCTAGCTGCTGGAAAAAGTTCAGCTGATCCTTATTCTTGCCCGCGTAGTTCTCGGCGGCCGAACCTTGCCAGCTGTCACCCGGAAACGCCGACCCCAAATCATCAAGGGCCTTTGCAAAGAACGATAGCGCGGAGTTGATTATGCCGCCGTCGTCGGGAACGCCAATCCCAAGAAGGACGTACATACCGTCGATGAAACCGATTGTTGGATCAATGATGAAGGCTCTGCTCATGTCTGGTACCCGTCCGATCTTCGTCGATTTCCGATCGATTGGCCAGCTGGGTGATAGCGCCCAGTACGTCTGCCAGTTATATACCTGTGATCGGGACCACGTGTCAACGGTCATTATTGCTTATAATGGGAGAAACCACGCTCTACTTTCCGTCATCACAGCTGGCACACTGACGCCTGCCCTCGTCGCTGGGTGACACCGGGCAGTAGTCTCGTAGGTGGCCCGCGCTCGGAGCGGTGCCTCGCGATGTGCCTCGGTGGTCGCCAAATCCGTTGCGCCAGAGTGGATATGGCTTGTCGTTCGGTTTGGCAACGACGGGTCCACGGCCGGTCTGCGTACACGCCAAAGTGCTGGGGCGCTCGGGTGCGCGACCCGGCGAAGCTAATCTGTTAACGCAACTAATTGCTCTGCTCATGTCAGGCGCGATTGGAAACTCGACTGATCTCATCTCGATTTTTTTTGAACCCAGTCGACCCGCCGCCCAATACTATTGGGCGGCGATCTGACAGTGAATAGTTACGACCGCGCAGAATTTTATCCACCCCTACTGCTAGCCACTGCCCGGAATACTTGCAAACCGAAGGAGTCAATTACGTCTGCACAGAAACTTATCGGGTGCGCCCGACTCTTATCGGCCCGCTGCCGGTGGTGCAGCATGCGCGCCTCGCACTCGGTGAATATGCGGTTGACCAGCGACGATTGCACCCCCCGAACCGAGGACGCGGACACTTCCGGTGGCGTCACCTGGCCCCGTTGCTAACGACGCCGGCCGCGTACCCAGCGCATCAAGATCAAATCGACGACTGCACATGCATTCTGCTAGCAATTGTTTCCATAGGAAGACCGCATCTGTGCAGCATGTCCCAAGACTTCGCTCGAGTAGTCGAATCGGGCGAGGGATTTAAGACGCCGGACGTGCAACGTGAAACGTCGCGTCGAGGTCGGAAACGACCAGCCACGCCCCGGGTGGACGGGCAATGTTGCGGTGATCCGTTGCACGTGGGCAACGCGCATGTTGGGCAATGATCGTGACAAGTGGGCGCATCTTCTCGAGGATGATCATCACGGAATCGGGAACTCACTGCGTGTCGGCCGGCCCCGCCCGTGCGCCGGCCCGCGCCACGCCGGCGAAAGCCACCGGAACCTCGACGGTGACCACCACGTCGAGGTCCCGTACCGCGCAACGGCATCGCCACCCCCGTCGCCTGCGCCACGGCCGTTGCCCGCGCGCAGGCCGCCGGGCCGCCATCCGGTAGCCGCGCGGCCGCCGCCAGCGCGGCCAGATCGGCGACCGCCTGCGCACGATGCCGAGCCACCGCCACCGAGCCCGGGTAGGCGCCCGCCCTGGTGAACCACATCGGCAACGGCGGCACGGGCACCCCGCCCAGCAGCCCCGGCGCCGGCGGTGGCGGCGGACTGCTGCTCGGCCAGAACGGTGTCAACGG
Proteins encoded in this window:
- a CDS encoding EspA/EspE family type VII secretion system effector, with product MSRAFIIDPTIGFIDGMYVLLGIGVPDDGGIINSALSFFAKALDDLGSAFPGDSWQGSAAENYAGKNKDQLNFFQQLAELDRELQQLIADQANAVEKTRDVLAGVRKGLEFVRPVAVDLTYIPLVGWAMSASFQAPICAAGMAVVGGALAYLTVETLIHTAQLLGLLAKLASLLASVVVDIVSDVVDIIDDILVDVWDFITNPIGFLENLLGDLAQWAYALLSKWGSTLESFFMGVPGLAGMSGGLSQLTGFFSSPTASGSAGLASLDSLAGAGLPGLPGVGAGLGGLPNGLGGLTNVAQLRSAADRQDVRPHDDASAKPLSEQLGAQQQSPAAQGPQGLGGMHPAAGSAKGAPGKKYAEGAAAGTDGEERAPVEAGVGGGQLVSARRVV